A genomic stretch from Trichocoleus sp. includes:
- a CDS encoding NB-ARC domain-containing protein, which translates to MTADEAIALLHQILNVSDPKNRLNDTQIKVFRLIWLGKPYLTIAEATSYEYEYVKQVSSKLWQLLSKALNQPVSKRNLQTVFQQYAQNQIEVQPAPLLDLPQGMMQNLPVANYSALIGRTAETDRLLRFLSFEHPTHCISIEGLGGIGKTTLALSIAYRLQQSPGAFDAIIFASAKSHRLTSAGVLPRLQPDRNLQDIFRAIAHTLQCPDLLLQPFEQQLTQIQVRLSRQRTLLVIDNLETVEDWRSILAFLYDLPITVKVLLTSRQQTPFPAIALSPLLRAESVNLIQNQFHSKGLDLSATVIEQLHHQTCGIPAAIVYAVGLVASGYSIESSAVSTSDYARFYFGSSVMTLKNSAAYHLFMAFALFPGSAVPEAIAYVADVDLQIVTQGLAKLQQLSLISQQAGRYDMLPLTRDYAIGELETDADLKARAYQRRVEWYLRFAETHGSKDWTDWQNYGPLEQEWSNLQEVIEWCIAGDRYTEVCQFWQKVRCYSHTQGYRSSRLTCWATRLDWTDWLIQAAEQRQDSAMAADVLFDRAWTLTLLGQPHHLEAAESLFARAWEYRHYTNLPFQIDLALHIAVWRIQQQQFSEAALWLQATEIMLQTASSIDKTVHQRLSTQWHYYQGEIAYKTESYAEAQGYFRQVLHQAEALDWRRVIFLAKDWLADIALKQGNLAEARQLMLAGLQVAQAHHDACRTAFCMRSMARLEQIQGNRAVARNWAEDAKRLFEQLGMRAEAGETIELLQQFG; encoded by the coding sequence ATGACCGCAGACGAAGCGATCGCCCTGTTGCATCAAATTCTTAACGTTTCTGATCCAAAAAACCGACTCAATGATACGCAAATCAAGGTGTTTCGATTGATCTGGTTGGGCAAGCCCTATTTAACGATCGCTGAAGCAACAAGCTATGAATATGAATATGTTAAGCAAGTTAGCTCTAAACTGTGGCAATTACTTTCGAAAGCGTTAAATCAGCCCGTCTCGAAACGCAACCTGCAAACGGTGTTTCAGCAATATGCTCAGAACCAGATCGAAGTTCAGCCTGCCCCACTGCTCGATTTGCCCCAGGGAATGATGCAAAACCTTCCGGTTGCGAACTACAGTGCTTTAATTGGGCGAACCGCCGAAACCGATCGATTGCTCCGCTTTCTCTCGTTCGAGCATCCGACTCACTGCATCAGCATTGAAGGATTAGGCGGTATAGGCAAAACCACCCTGGCCCTCTCGATCGCCTATCGGTTGCAGCAATCTCCGGGCGCATTTGATGCCATCATTTTTGCTTCTGCCAAATCCCATCGGCTCACTTCTGCGGGTGTTCTGCCGCGTCTCCAGCCCGATCGCAACCTGCAAGATATCTTCCGGGCGATCGCTCACACATTGCAATGTCCTGATCTGCTGCTGCAACCGTTTGAACAGCAGTTGACCCAAATTCAAGTTCGGCTTTCGCGTCAGCGCACGCTACTGGTGATCGATAACCTGGAAACCGTTGAAGATTGGCGATCGATTCTGGCATTTCTGTATGATCTCCCCATCACCGTCAAAGTTTTGCTGACTAGTCGGCAGCAGACTCCCTTTCCGGCGATTGCGCTCTCTCCTTTGCTACGGGCTGAAAGTGTAAACTTAATTCAAAATCAGTTTCATAGCAAAGGGCTTGATCTGAGTGCAACAGTGATTGAGCAACTGCATCATCAAACTTGCGGCATTCCTGCTGCGATCGTCTATGCCGTTGGGCTAGTTGCTAGTGGCTATTCAATCGAGTCGTCTGCTGTGTCCACAAGCGATTATGCTCGCTTCTACTTTGGGAGTTCGGTGATGACGCTCAAAAACAGCGCAGCTTACCATCTGTTTATGGCCTTTGCTTTATTTCCTGGTTCTGCTGTGCCAGAGGCGATCGCTTATGTTGCCGATGTTGATTTGCAGATAGTGACCCAAGGTTTAGCAAAACTCCAGCAGCTATCGTTAATTAGTCAGCAAGCAGGGCGTTATGATATGTTGCCGCTGACCAGAGACTATGCGATCGGTGAGCTAGAAACAGATGCTGACTTGAAAGCGCGAGCCTATCAGCGCCGGGTGGAGTGGTATCTCCGCTTTGCAGAAACGCATGGCAGCAAAGATTGGACAGATTGGCAGAACTACGGCCCGCTAGAGCAAGAATGGTCGAACCTGCAAGAGGTGATTGAATGGTGCATTGCAGGCGATCGCTACACCGAGGTTTGTCAATTCTGGCAAAAAGTTCGGTGCTATAGCCACACTCAAGGCTATCGCAGCAGTCGGCTAACCTGTTGGGCAACTCGCTTAGACTGGACAGATTGGTTAATCCAAGCGGCAGAACAGCGACAAGATAGCGCTATGGCAGCAGACGTTTTGTTCGATCGAGCCTGGACATTGACTCTGCTGGGACAACCACACCATTTAGAAGCCGCAGAATCACTTTTTGCCAGAGCCTGGGAATATCGTCATTACACCAATTTGCCATTTCAGATTGATCTCGCGCTCCATATTGCCGTATGGCGGATTCAGCAGCAGCAGTTTTCAGAGGCGGCTCTCTGGCTTCAGGCTACCGAGATTATGCTTCAGACTGCCAGTTCGATCGACAAAACAGTCCACCAACGCCTTTCGACTCAATGGCACTATTACCAGGGCGAAATTGCTTACAAAACGGAAAGCTACGCCGAAGCTCAGGGTTACTTTCGGCAAGTCCTCCACCAAGCCGAGGCGCTCGACTGGCGACGAGTCATTTTTTTGGCTAAAGATTGGTTAGCTGATATTGCTCTAAAACAGGGAAATCTGGCTGAGGCGCGACAACTCATGTTAGCCGGATTGCAAGTCGCTCAAGCGCATCACGATGCCTGTCGTACCGCGTTTTGCATGCGATCGATGGCGCGGCTAGAGCAGATTCAGGGAAATCGAGCCGTTGCCCGCAACTGGGCAGAAGATGCAAAACGATTGTTTGAGCAATTAGGCATGAGAGCAGAAGCCGGAGAAACGATCGAGCTGTTGCAACAATTTGGTTAA
- a CDS encoding peptidoglycan-binding protein yields the protein MPTLKEVINSQSNGSCSTEVAKGLSLQIIAEMNLLLPNVMVSIEDLDVSAASQAVNLFLQPAAKENLRRAIKSKGTLVITSAYRTVVQQYLLWRWFQQGQCGISDAAEPGLSNHENGLALDIPDHGSWRSALKNENWQWLGDRDPVHFTYMGGGVRDDIGKIGLKAFQILWNKNNPTDLIEVDGRFGTETAKRLDQSPAEGFGTARLLFLTTPNMQGVDVRRVQEALVRAGFLKANEVDEFFGINTEIAVKNFQERTGLKKDGIVGTQTLAALELRPGTQGSIMSNRSTTPLDRWTKALLKAPTTGASSITASQDGLPPGVGSSHKMAETDLSRAKPIVDVFRQVGAKFDVPPAMIAALASRESRCGNALSQNGWGDHDNAFGILQVDQRFHTLQGTNSPTSMKHIEQAVEIFVSYRNQVQANHPDWEDEFIIKGAAVAYNSGVNNVQTKAGMDIGTTGGDYGSDVIARAQFYSDRL from the coding sequence ATGCCGACTCTAAAAGAAGTAATCAACAGCCAATCTAATGGTAGCTGTAGCACAGAGGTTGCCAAAGGCCTCAGTCTTCAAATTATTGCCGAAATGAATCTGTTGCTGCCTAATGTGATGGTCAGTATCGAAGATTTAGATGTCTCAGCCGCTAGCCAGGCTGTCAATCTATTTCTACAACCTGCTGCCAAAGAAAATCTACGACGCGCCATTAAATCGAAGGGCACTTTGGTCATCACCTCAGCCTATCGAACGGTTGTTCAGCAATATCTATTATGGCGCTGGTTTCAACAAGGGCAATGTGGTATCTCCGATGCCGCAGAACCTGGTCTTAGCAATCACGAAAACGGCTTAGCCTTAGATATTCCCGACCATGGTAGCTGGCGATCGGCATTGAAGAATGAAAACTGGCAATGGCTGGGTGATCGCGATCCAGTTCATTTCACTTATATGGGTGGCGGAGTTCGGGATGATATTGGCAAGATTGGCTTGAAAGCGTTTCAAATTCTGTGGAACAAAAACAACCCCACTGATTTGATTGAAGTAGATGGACGGTTTGGAACCGAAACTGCCAAACGATTAGACCAATCACCCGCCGAGGGATTTGGAACGGCCAGATTGTTATTCCTAACAACTCCTAACATGCAAGGGGTGGATGTTCGTCGAGTTCAAGAAGCTCTCGTTCGTGCTGGGTTCCTTAAAGCAAATGAGGTTGATGAATTTTTTGGCATCAATACTGAGATTGCTGTGAAAAACTTCCAGGAACGAACTGGACTGAAAAAGGACGGCATTGTCGGGACTCAAACTCTCGCAGCTTTAGAGTTAAGACCTGGTACACAAGGTAGCATCATGAGCAATCGATCGACTACCCCACTTGATCGCTGGACAAAAGCCTTGCTCAAAGCCCCAACTACAGGTGCATCATCAATTACTGCAAGTCAAGATGGACTTCCTCCAGGAGTTGGTTCTTCGCACAAAATGGCGGAAACCGATTTGTCAAGAGCTAAGCCGATCGTTGATGTATTTCGCCAAGTTGGAGCCAAGTTTGATGTTCCTCCCGCGATGATTGCAGCTCTGGCAAGCCGCGAGTCGCGTTGTGGAAATGCACTCAGTCAGAATGGATGGGGCGACCACGACAATGCATTCGGCATTTTGCAGGTGGATCAGCGTTTTCACACCTTACAGGGAACAAACAGCCCGACCAGTATGAAGCATATTGAGCAGGCGGTTGAGATCTTTGTCAGCTATCGTAACCAAGTACAAGCCAACCATCCAGACTGGGAAGATGAGTTCATCATTAAAGGCGCAGCAGTTGCTTATAACTCTGGTGTAAATAATGTTCAAACCAAAGCAGGAATGGATATTGGAACTACTGGTGGAGACTATGGTTCTGATGTGATTGCTCGTGCCCAGTTCTATAGCGATCGTCTGTAA